aatatgttactACTCAATATATTTAGCTAATTAAAAGACTACATGTCCTCATAATACTCAAGTCAATGAAATATTGACTGAAATCGTAGTCCCTATATATAAGAGTCAGGTATCACactagttattaaaataaaaaagatgtttttaaattttgtcttTTGGTTAAActaagttttatttatattctgaaattaatgaattaattccCAAACTTTATTGATAAGCGACTTTAGTTTCTCACCggattttaaaatgataaaaaatatttatttaaatattaaatttaagtataaaaaattagtttggatacaaaaaatgaaaactaatttGACATGTTTTTAAAAGGTAAAGTAGTATtccataaatttaaatcatgcatgacaaaaaaattgctttaaaaaattacatgatTTATTTTcctaatataattataatggttaatgaataaattaaaagtcaaaatttaataatcagGTCTTACTAGGGAATAAATTGCATAGAACTATGTGCAAGTTTTAAtgctatttattttttctataaaaatttaaaatcttaattttctcAAGGACAGAATTGAACAGTAATTAAAACAGAACAGTGGTTTGCGTATTCACAACCACTTTTAGCTTGTAAGTTTTTGGGTGTTTGAGACGGCATCGTTTTAGGGAAGTGACAGAGGAGACTGTAGAGGCGCAGTGAGAGTTCAGTGACGAGAATGAAGGCGTTGGGATGGTGGCTGATAGCGGTGGGCACGCTTCGATTGGCTTCGGTGTGGTTCGGTTTCTTCGACATTTGGGCTCTTCGACTCGCCGTCTTCTCCAACACCACAAGTAACTAACTCTCTTCTCTTTCCTCATCTTGCTCCAACACACAAAGTTGCTTTCGCATTTCGTTACACAGATTTAGGTCATTGATTCATTCACTCGCATCAATCAGTTGTAGTAATAAGTAGATCTTCACTTGTTTCAATGGTAGATACTGTCGGTTGAGTATGTAGTGTGTTCTGTTACTTCATTTGCGTACTCGCCGTTTCAGCGTCTGCAACGGTGCTTGTGTCATTACATTTAATGAGTTTTCTGAGGGAGGCAATAGAAGCGTTAGATCCAATGTATGGCAATGAGATCTTCTAGATCCCAATGCTTCGGATATTGTTAATCATCTTTTCTCGGTTACATAAGGAAATGTCGTTGTTCTCCCTTTTGCGTTTCACAAGCTATCAGAATGTTTCCAGGAGGATAGGCTCTACATCGGTTGCATTTTCCTTTTGAGGAATTCCTTTTTTCCATGGTAACTATGTGTATGCCTCACGCAACCTCTTCAATTTTTccctttttgaaaaatatgaacTACTTTTTGGCAATGCAGGAGACGGTATTGGTTTTTATATTACTAGTTTCCTTGAAGAAATTGCCTGGTTTAACTGTTGGTTTACTGCGCATTATGCATTTGATttctactttttaaaaattggtTTAGTTTTCCAAGAAGGTAGCTGACAACTAGTTGGGGGCTGTGCAACGCACACATACGTGTGTAAATTAAGCGAGAGGTTATGAAAAGAGAGGAAGATGAAACATTCTGTTctgaattataattttgatgttTAGCTTTAGCTGTTCATGTTTAGTTCTTACAATTTTGTGACAATATATTTTCATCTAATAATTAACTGGGTTGTTCCAAAAGTATGATATATCATTAAAAATGTCTTATATTACAAAAGTATGatgtattattaaaaattggCCCTTGTTTATCAATGTAAAGGATGGTTTTAAAATTCTGAGGTAGTCTAGAGGTTTAAAATTCTTTGATCCATGAAATGCTATTATCGTCTTTGATCCACGAATCTTGACAATGtggttttgaaatttgttcACATGATATTCCCAAGGCTATACATATCCTTTCCTGAATAATAAGTTGTTCCCAATTTGCTCAAACAAAGTAATTGAATCTTTCGAATTTAAAGAATGTGTTTGGATGACCATTTAGGATTCACGTTTTTTAAACACATTTAGGATACTCGTGATGTAGAAGTAAGTGTGTTTGGTACGGCGTTTGGATCTTAAGTTCacattataaatgtaaaaaatgtaaACTACTCAAAGTAGTATTTGTTTATGGATCCACATTCGACTTGATCCCACATTAAACCAAACATCTACTAAGTATACATTGCTTCAAGTTGATACATACCTAGCACAAAAAAGCTCATAAAAAATGCTGTGAATCCTTTTATCTACGTTTATGCAGCATGTTTATGACATGATTActcaattaatcaaaataaactagGCCCAAACTTTTAAGTTTGGTTGAGTCTTTACTGTAAGTAATGCTCTCAACTGTATGAACAGGCTTTGTTTTCAcctttttaaaatgatatgaTAAAGCTTTGTTGCACATGTGAAGAAAATAGATTTTGCCACTTATTAATTCGACAACATTCATTAtagctttatatatatattataattttaaacataatcataATGTGAATTTCAAACTTATAGACTAGTTTATTCATTATTGTAGTGACTGAAGTTCATGGGCGCACATTTGGAACTTGGACATTGTTGACCTGCACCCTTTGCTATATTTGCGCATTCAACCTTGAAAATAAGCCTCTCTACCTGGCTACTTTCTTGTCATTCATCTATGCATTGGGACATTTCTTGACAGAATACCTAATTTATCGCACAATGGAGATTAAGAATCTAACTACTGTTGGCATATTTGCAGGTATGGAACTTTTTTTCTCCAGCCCTATCAAATTGACACGGGCTACATTATTTGTCTTGAATATTAatcaaaattgtatttatttattgttttttatctatctgccaattatttttctataatcaCCCTTCCCGGGTTTAATTATCGGTGTCGAGAATTTTTAAGCTTTCTTTTTACATCTTTATACTTAATATGCTTGACTATCTCAGTTGTCTTTTCGTTGTGTGCATTATTTGCTACTCTCTTTCTGCTCTCCCCtagtcaaaatatttaaaagtaaggAAAAGAATCTTGTACCCCATTATATTCCTCTAACCTTTCGGTTCATTATTATTCTGAAACGACCTTGGTTTGACTTATTATTCCTCCTATGTTGGCATTATTTACGGGTGAAATACATTATAACATCTTAGTTTATTAACAGGAACATCGATAGTATGGATGCTGTTGCAATGGAATTCTCACTCGAAAATCCACTTGAAACACTTTTAGTAAGCAAAAAGTGTTGGGGCAAATATACAATAGTACAATTGGTGGTATTCGACGGTGTAAAATACAGGAGACACGCAGCTTTAGATATGTTTTCCgtgttttagattttatttatccACATTTCAAGTTGATTTTGCCACCCATTGCAGTTTAAGAAGTCATGAATGCGGCGCTTACCTTGTTAACCTATCCTTAAAATGCAAATCATTATTGACTTTGGTCCGTTTTGCACTAGTTGATATTAAGAAATGAGAACCCTGATGTTTTAGAATTTTGAAGATGAATTCTATTTTTCCATGTAATCCGTATAATGACCTTATATTGCAGAAGGGATTGCGTCTGTAACTAGAAGCATGACAAATTTGCGAACATAACTTTGAAACATCATATCTAGATACAAGTTAGTACAAGGTAATTTGCCTTGACTCGTTGTTCAAAGCTCATACGCAAAGAATCTGAGaccattatatatattttaaaaagaataattatcaATTGTTGTATCTGAAATGATTTTACCAAATTGCAGAGATTTATATCATTCTGTCTAGGTTGTCTCAAGCCCTACAACGTGTATATCACATGAAATAAAGTTGGGTAGAATTGTTTTTAGGAATTACCGTAAGTAGCAAGTTAGTATCAGAATTATTGGGCTAAACTGTGCCAAATTGTGCCAAATTCTTTAAAACAATGTCACAAGATGCTATGAATAGACATGGttcaaagaaggaaaaagatggaagatgcaaaaataaaaatactttttaattattagaatatatttattttattagatttataatttttacacTATGGAtatttttactatatataataattagacgataatataaaaaatttcctACTGTTATACGTAGGTAATTCACACTTACCTGATCTCGgtttcttcttattattattcaCATAAATACTGACAAGAAATACAAATTCTAGTTAGTAGGTTGATTAATCACATGTCTCTTCAATaactgtaaaataaatattaacaatgtattattttgaaatttgttgctTTAATACTTCAATAATCCCAGTTCTATTAATATTGAATATCACTTAAGAATGGTGTTAAAACTGAAGTATCAGCATGTACTACTATCATTTCCTCTCTTGTGATGAAGTAATGCCACAGCTATGTACAGTGTTGTTTTCGAAAAGGAACTTTCACTCATTATATCTGAATTTGTCTAGGACAAAACTAACAAGCTCTGCCATATCCATATATAAATCCAATACCGAGAGGAAGGGATTGTGAGCCCACAGCTTTTGTACCCTTAGCCATTTTTGTTGTTATGCATCACGAGGGCATTCAATCTTGAAGGAAATGGACCATCTGATACTACAGATAAAAACATTGGGTCCAGCCTGACTTACAAAAATGTCGGCAACTCCTTTTGCAAACGAACCAAACTAGATCAAAAATAGAGGACCAAAAATAAGATGAGATCAAATCCATACGAAGCAATTCGTTACTACAACTAGTTTTTTCTGTGTGTGTGGAACATTTAAACTTTGACTTTATGTGGAATATTTGAACTATAATACTGTCTGGGCACAAGGCATAATATGACTCAGAGACTCACAATAGCAGAAAGTATGAATAAATTGTTTACAGTCTGAAAAAGGAAAACGGCGTACAAGACATTATTTTAAAGCAGATACTTAGTTTGGTTTGTTGTGTCTCAGAAAGGGTCTGCTTATTCAGCTCGTTATTGAGTTCATTTCTACAGTTGTTATTGATAACTTGATACAATGCTTTTCTCCAATTTCTCCTCATTCAAATTCTAAGtgacttttatttttcctctcatGAAGCTGTCCCATTTCAAAGGAAAAAAAGTTTCTAAGAGCACCCATGTTAAATCGTGGCATACTATAGGTTGCACTATCAAAATCATTCCTTAAGTAACGAATCTTTGATCCAGCACCAAAATCAAGCACATCATTTATTCCTTTTGTTGCTAAGACATTTGGAAATGAATCAGTGCTGTGGCCAATGACTTTGCTTGAGTCCatgattttcttcttctgcttTTCTGTGTCAAGCCCTTTTGAACTCCCCACCTGTTCCTCTTTTACTTTTCTCAATtctccaaattcaaattcagaaCCTAAACTTTTTGTCATCCTCATGAAAACCCTAGATGCTCCAGTCTCTTTGTTATATTTCTCACTTTTTGATTGTGTATCATTTTCACCTTCGTCATGACCTTCATCCTCTAATAAGCTCATATCTTCCATCTGTTTTCCCATCTCTTCACTATCTTCGTCTTCATTTTGCTCCTCCTTCTCTTTATCTTGTTCATCAATAAGGTCTTCTACTTCCTCAGATTCTTCCTCTTCAGTTCTTTCTCCATCATGTCCAACAATGCTATCATCCCTTTCAAGTTCGTTTTCTTCAGTATCCTCCAATTCGAACAGTTTATCATTTGACCGTGGTTGCAACCCTTTTCTTCCAAGCCTTTTAGTTTCAGAACCAACCTTCAGAGTCTCAAATGTTTTTGCAGAGGTTTCCTCGTACGGCATCTTTTCATGTGAGTGCTGTTTGAGTTGGTGAAGCAACCATATGCCAGCAACAatcaaagtaaatattttaaaaccttGTTTTACCTTGAAGCCTTTTGTCCTCTGGTTTCTATTGGATACTTGCTTCAACATGATTTACTTATGAAACATCAGGTGTTTGCAGAATCTGTACAAGGCAGCATTAGTGTGACCAAAATAGCATAtcagaaaaaagtaaaaaataaaaaagtcaaGCAAGCATAAACCAAAGTCTTCAACAGAGTAAACAGAGAAGTCCTAACTGTAGAAAAACGTTTCAgcataaagaaataatattgttatattgATGCCTTGTAAAGCAACTGAAGGCAAATTGATTAGTAAGTTTCTATCTCAACATGACAGTGAATCAGTGACAGTCTTctttcaccattttttttttctgcataattaACTTTGTTAAGTCAAATCAGTACTCCACTACTCACCAACAATCAAAATctactaaattttgaaattccaAAACAAGTATTCTAAAATCCAAACTATATAATCTGGAGATGTTCTCCCATCAtatcttttttataatgttGAATCTCTCTTTCAATTCCTCTATCTATTTTGTTCCTTGCACTCTAGTAGTTGTCAGTCTGAATAGCTTTGTTTACTTGCAGAGTTTTGAAAATAGAAATCACATCCAAAAGTTCATACTTCCATTCTTTATCCTCACTCCAAGTAGTGGACTCTGATATATACAAATAATGAACAAATTCACTACATACGAAAGTTTTTCAATTCAACCAACATTTAAGCTGATAAACCCGTATTAAAAAAGTGAGATAGGTCAGTATACACAGTTCAAGTCCAAACTTTATGGTCAAGTAGTAATGtataatattcattaaaaaaaagagacagAATGAGGCAAGAGAGAGTTAATACACATGCCTAAAGGAAAAGTgaatgccacaagagatgattTTGAAGTTGAGTGCAACTTGGAAGTAATTAAAGCTGGTAGAAACTAGGATTAGTAACAAGTAAATAGAGGAAAGAGGATGAAGGGTATGTTATACCAGTGTGAGAGAGCAAGACAGTGCGAAAAATGAAGCATATCCATATCTCTGCAATCTCTCTGACTGTGTTTGATGAAAGTTCacaatgagagagaaaaagaagacgACGAACCCTCGTGAATAACATATGGTGGTCACGGGCTAGACTAGCCATGCGTGACGCACGTGCATGTTTTCCTGTGTGGCGGAAAAGGGCATGCACAGTGACATCCTTTGTCGAAGGTAAGAAGAAGAGTATTTATTATAGGAATTGGAGGTTGGtaaaatgatttttcatttttaatgtcAGGGTATACTCTATTATTAGTCTTTTTCTTGCATTTTAATTGAACTTAGTTTCTCCATTTGactcttttttttatagtaaagcCAGTGTTAGTATTGTAGTGTTGTGGGTTCGATTATAGATGgtcttataaaatattgaaaactatatttttcagaaaatattattttaatcatgaAATGTAATATTACTTTcttaacttattattatatttaaattatgttattactgtcattttattaaaaataatgtcattttattaaaaagcagtgagtttttttgttttttaatttccaGGAGATATAACTGTAGTTTTATTCACTAAAAGCATAATAAACATAAAtgtctatttttaaaaaagacaTGTGGGATTcgtttttaatatgataaatgtCTATATTGCCTAAATGCACATAACAGCAATGATC
This Vigna angularis cultivar LongXiaoDou No.4 chromosome 4, ASM1680809v1, whole genome shotgun sequence DNA region includes the following protein-coding sequences:
- the LOC108330856 gene encoding ergosterol biosynthetic protein 28, whose protein sequence is MKALGWWLIAVGTLRLASVWFGFFDIWALRLAVFSNTTMTEVHGRTFGTWTLLTCTLCYICAFNLENKPLYLATFLSFIYALGHFLTEYLIYRTMEIKNLTTVGIFAGTSIVWMLLQWNSHSKIHLKHF
- the LOC108330979 gene encoding uncharacterized protein LOC108330979; the encoded protein is MLKQVSNRNQRTKGFKVKQGFKIFTLIVAGIWLLHQLKQHSHEKMPYEETSAKTFETLKVGSETKRLGRKGLQPRSNDKLFELEDTEENELERDDSIVGHDGERTEEEESEEVEDLIDEQDKEKEEQNEDEDSEEMGKQMEDMSLLEDEGHDEGENDTQSKSEKYNKETGASRVFMRMTKSLGSEFEFGELRKVKEEQVGSSKGLDTEKQKKKIMDSSKVIGHSTDSFPNVLATKGINDVLDFGAGSKIRYLRNDFDSATYSMPRFNMGALRNFFSFEMGQLHERKNKSHLEFE